One Malaclemys terrapin pileata isolate rMalTer1 chromosome 9, rMalTer1.hap1, whole genome shotgun sequence DNA window includes the following coding sequences:
- the LOC128842927 gene encoding cytochrome P450 2J6-like: MLVISEFLVALVISLFVVQFLKLKWACSRLPPGPTPLPVIGTMLQMDFKRQHETLIKLAQIYGNIFTLWIGHIPVIILNGFPSVKDGLTSHSEAISGRPATPFFQKTAGGKGIIFTSGHTWKQQRRFGLMTLRNLGLGKKGLEHRIQEEARHLVEYFMNERGDPLDPSFPIVHSVSNVIAAVVFGHRFSIEDKNFHQLIENNDYLVQHGNSIIELLYDVFPWLMDHLPGTHQKVFYCQEFVQSFARKEIRSHQESGSPDEPQDFIDFYLAQIDKSKADPDSTFDEDNLVQTVFDLFLAGTETTTTTLRWAVLYMVTYPDVQEKVQKELDAELGPSQLICYEDRKNLPYTNAVIHEIQRYSNVVAVGVPRTCVKDTMLQGFPIEKGTIILPNLTSALLDPEQWETPRQFNPNHFLDQDGNFVTKEAFLPFSAGPRVCLGEQLARTELFIFFTNLLRAFTFRLPEGVKEINTEPMLGGLLQPHPYKICAVPR, translated from the exons ATGTTGGTGATAAGCGAGTTTTTAGTAGCGCTGGTCATCTCTCTCTTTGTTGTGCAATTTCTGAAACTGAAGTGGGCATGTAGCCGGCTTCCTCCTGGACCAACTCCCCTTCCCGTCATCGGCACCATGTTGCAGATGGATTTCAAACGCCAGCACGAGACTCTCATTAAG TTGGCACAGATTTACGGGAACATCTTCACCTTGTGGATTGGACATATTCCTGTCATCATACTGAATGGATTCCCATCTGTGAAGGATGGCCTGACTAGCCACTCTGAAGCCATCTCTGGCCGCCCAGCAACCCCTTTCTTTCAGAAAACGGCCGGAGGAAAGG GTATTATTTTCACAAGTGGTCACACCTGGAAGCAGCAGAGACGCTTCGGGCTGATGACCCTGCGGAACCTGGGGCTGGGCAAGAAAGGCCTGGAGCACCGAATCCAAGAGGAGGCCCGTCACCTGGTGGAGTACTTTATGAATGAGAGAG GAGATCCCTTGGATCCTTCTTTCCCCATCGTCCATTCGGTCTCAAACGTGATTGCGGCGGTGGTGTTTGGACATCGCTTTTCCATTGAGGACaaaaatttccaccagctgaTTGAAAACAATGATTACTTGGTCCAACATGGGAACAGCATCATCGAGCTA CTGTATGATGTTTTCCCCTGGCTCATGGATCATCTCCCAGGTACTCACCAGAAGGTATTCTATTGCCAAGAATTTGTCCAGTCTTTTGCAAGGAAGGAGATCAGGAGCCACCAAGAGAGTGGGTCACCTGACGAACCACAGGATTTCATTGATTTCTACCTGGCTCAGATAGACAAA AGCAAAGCTGACCCTGATTCGACCTTTGATGAAGACAACCTGGTCCAGACTGTTTTCGACCTTTTCTTGGCAGGGACAGAAACCACAACCACCACCCTACGCTGGGCAGTGCTTTATATGGTGACTTACCCAGATGTCCAAG AGAAAGTCCAGAAGGAGCTGGACGCTGAGCTGGGTCCCTCCCAATTAATCTGCTACGAGGATCGGAAGAACCTGCCCTACACCAATGCCGTGATTCATGAGATCCAGCGCTACAGCAACGTCGTTGCAGTCGGAGTTCCTAGAACATGTGTAAAAGACACAATGCTGCAGGGCTTTCCCATTGAGAAG GGCACCATTATTCTCCCAAATTTAACCTCTGCCTTGCTTGACCCTGAGCAATGGGAGACACCTCGACAGTTCAACCCAAATCACTTCCTGGATCAGGATGGAAATTTTGTGACCAAAGAAGCTTTCTTGCCATTCTCAGCAG GGCCccgtgtgtgtttgggggagcaGCTGGCAAGGACTGAGCTCTTCATCTTCTTCACCAACCTGCTGCGGGCGTTCACCTTCAGGCTACCGGAGGGAGTGAAGGAAATCAACACCGAGCCCATGCTAGGGGGTTTATTGCAGCCTCATCCCTATAAGATCTGTGCTGTTCCTCGCTAG